A portion of the Acidisarcina polymorpha genome contains these proteins:
- a CDS encoding carboxymuconolactone decarboxylase family protein, with translation MAETPDFGTFGRFQETPIGEMSPDMKDAYDFTMKLRGVVPGPHKIWLANPKLSKTIVPTGYYYQQESTLTKAEIEIVTNIINGQWRAAYGNYEHEQIGEKQGHLEPKSVEALIAGLPTTFADSREQSVYELALALASHRVVPTGLYKRCKDLLGDAGIVDVTVLMGWFTMVSLTLMAFDVPSNAVGLDQ, from the coding sequence ATGGCAGAAACACCTGATTTTGGGACCTTCGGCCGTTTTCAGGAAACGCCAATCGGCGAAATGTCGCCGGACATGAAAGATGCCTATGATTTCACGATGAAGCTCCGCGGGGTTGTACCCGGCCCTCATAAAATTTGGCTAGCAAACCCGAAGTTATCCAAGACAATCGTTCCGACCGGATACTACTACCAACAGGAGTCTACGCTCACCAAGGCTGAGATCGAAATCGTAACAAACATCATCAATGGGCAGTGGCGGGCGGCATACGGCAACTATGAACATGAACAAATCGGTGAGAAGCAAGGCCACCTCGAACCCAAGAGCGTAGAGGCCCTCATTGCCGGCTTGCCAACAACTTTTGCGGACTCGCGAGAGCAGTCCGTTTATGAGCTCGCTCTAGCGCTTGCCAGTCATCGCGTCGTTCCAACTGGGCTGTATAAGCGATGCAAGGATCTCCTGGGCGACGCCGGCATTGTTGACGTCACGGTGCTCATGGGTTGGTTCACGATGGTTTCTCTAACTCTGATGGCCTTCGACGTACCTTCGAATGCTGTCGGTCTCGATCAGTAA
- a CDS encoding carboxymuconolactone decarboxylase family protein encodes MSKTNDGLGGRIALSEPTGLTASQQSLYKEISETAVPWADASGFVAKMEDGRLIGPFNIVLESPELGGAFLKFQNAEQSMTSLPERVRQIVILTVGSVWKAPYELYAHAAVARTAGLQENTIKELAKGEVATGLPKEEQLAQQFTKQLALERTVSQEVFDRAKDAFGVRGLVDMVFLAGCYETVCSLLNTFAVPVPGSEPGKQIGKQVSG; translated from the coding sequence GTGTCTAAGACTAATGATGGTCTTGGGGGCCGGATTGCGTTGTCAGAACCGACTGGGCTGACGGCTAGCCAGCAGAGCCTCTACAAGGAAATCAGCGAAACTGCTGTTCCTTGGGCCGACGCCTCCGGTTTTGTAGCGAAGATGGAGGACGGCCGTCTTATCGGGCCCTTCAATATTGTTTTAGAAAGTCCAGAACTCGGAGGTGCTTTTCTAAAGTTCCAGAATGCAGAACAGAGCATGACAAGCTTGCCGGAGCGAGTGCGTCAAATTGTGATCCTCACCGTTGGATCTGTCTGGAAGGCGCCATACGAGTTGTATGCTCATGCTGCTGTCGCGCGAACCGCGGGGCTCCAGGAGAATACCATTAAGGAGCTTGCAAAGGGTGAGGTTGCAACCGGTCTGCCGAAAGAAGAACAGTTGGCCCAGCAGTTTACAAAGCAACTCGCGCTGGAGCGAACCGTCTCACAGGAAGTATTCGATCGAGCCAAGGATGCGTTCGGAGTCCGAGGTCTCGTCGATATGGTTTTTCTTGCAGGGTGTTACGAAACCGTATGCTCGCTGTTAAACACGTTTGCTGTTCCCGTGCCCGGCAGCGAGCCTGGCAAGCAAATCGGGAAACAGGTGAGCGGATGA